The Paracoccus albus region TCTTTTCATTGTCGCCGGCCTTGCCCTGCTGGTTGTCGGTGGCGATTTTCTGGTGCGCGGTGCGGTGGCGCTTGCCCTTCGGCTTGGCATTGCGCCGGTCATCGTCGGGCTGACGGTTCTGGCTTTCGGCACCTCGGCGCCAGAGCTGATCGTTTCGGTCGCCGCCGCTATTGGCGGTCAGCCGGGGATTGCGCTTGGCAACGCCGTCGGATCGAACATCGCGAATGTGCTGCTGATCCTTGGTGCGACGGCCGTCATCGCCCCGGCGCTGAGCCATGATGATGAGCTGAAGGTCAGTTGGGTCTATGCGGTGACGGCATCCATCCTGCTGATTGTGCTGTGTCTGCTGGGACCGCTGGTCTGGTGGCACGGTGCCATCCTTCTGGCCGGGCTGACAGCAACGCTGTATCTGCAGATCAAGCGGGCGAAAACGCGCACAGGCGACGCGCCAGAGGTGCAGGACGAACATGCAGCGCCACGCAGTATTGCCATCTGGCTTTTGATCGGTCTTGTCGCACTGCCGATAGGTGCGCAGCTGCTTGTCGAAGGTGCCAGCGATATTGCGCGGGGCTTCGGCATCAGCGATGCGGTGATCGGGTTGACGCTGGTTGCAATCGGCACATCCTTGCCAGAGCTTGCGGCATCGGTCGCGTCGGCACTGCGTGGCCGGGCGGATATGGCGCTTGGCAATGTCATCGGCTCGAACCTGTTCAATATTCTGGCGATCCTTGGGATCACGGCGTTTTTCGGGCCGCTTGATGTGCCTGCACAGATGCTGCATTTCGACCTGTGGTTCATGCTGGCGGTCACGCTGGTGATCGGCCCGTTCCTGCTGCGGCACATTGCGGTCGGTCGGGTGGCGGGCGCGGGGCTGCTGACGACCTATGCGCTGTATACCCTGTGGCTGTTGGCGGCATGAGCGTTGGCCTGATCACCGGCTCTGCGAAGCGTCTGGGTCGCGCCATGGCGCTGCAACTGTCGGAAGAGGGGCTGGACATCGCCATTCACTGCCACAGCTCTGGCACAGAGGCAGAGGAAACGGCGCAGGCGGTCCGTGCGATGGGTGTACGGGCAGAGATTTTCGCGGCGGACCTTCTCGATCTGGATGCGGTCGAAGGGTTGGTGCCGACAGTTGCGCAGCGGATGGGGCAGGTCTCTGTTCTGGTCAACAATGCGTCGATCTTTGAACATGACACGGTCCACACCGCTACCCGTGACGGCTGGGACCAGCATATCGGATCGAACCTGCGCGCGCCCTTCATACTGTCGCAGGCCTTTGCCGCGCAGGCCCCGCAGGTCGATAATCTGGGTGCAGAGCCACTGGCAACCGGGCTGATCGTGAACATGGTCGATCAGCGTGTCCTGAAGCCGACGCCAGAGTTCATAACCTATGCCATCGCGAAGGCCGGGCTGTGGGAAATGACGAAGATGCTTGCACAGGCACTGGCCCCCGCGATCCGGGTCAATGCCATCGGTCCCGGCCCGACATTGCAGGGCGCACGGCAGAGCGCGGCTGACTTTGCCCAACAGCGCGGCGCAACCATTCTGCAACGCGGCGCAGACCCCGGCGATGTGGCGCAGGCGCTGCGGTATTTGCTGGGCGCAAAGGCGATAACGGGGCAGTTGATTTGCGTGGATGGTGGCCAGCATCTGGCGTGGCAAACGCCTGATCTGCAAGGCTCGGAATAGGACGGCTTAGCTGCCGCCCATGTCAAACTGTCCACCTTTGCTGCTGCAGCAACAAAAGCATCAAGAATCCGTCATGTATTTCAGTGTTTTGTCGGCGTCAGATAAAATATGTAACAAAAACAACTACGTAACTTTGTGCCTAAAAAATAGGCAGGATAGAAATATGATCCCAAATGCAATGAATTCCGCAGTCGGGCGTATTGCACCCACAGAGTTATCCACAGAATCCGTGGATAGGTTTGCCCTTGCACTCTGTTCTCAGAACTTGCAGCCGAGCACCAGAATCACCCATTTGTAGAGACATGAGCGAATCCCAGCAGAAACTGACAGGCCGCGCCCTGATCGCAGATTACCTGAAGACCCTTGATGCTTCGCCGGGGGTTTATCGGATGCTGGGTGAAAAGGGCGATGTTCTCTATGTCGGCAAGGCGCGCAACCTGAAGGCGCGCGTGTCCAGCTATGCGCGGGGGCAGGGGCATACGGGGCGGATTTCACGCATGATCCGCGAAACCTGCTCGATGATGTTTCTGACGACGCGCACAGAGACAGAGGCGCTGCTGCTTGAACAAAACCTCATTAAGCAACTGAAACCGCGCTATAATGTTCTGCTACGGGACGATAAGTCCTTCCCGAATATCCTGGTCGCGAAGTCGCATCCGTTTCCGCAGATCAAGAAGCATCGTGGTGCGAAATCAGAGAAGGGTGATTACTACGGCCCCTTTGCCGGTGCGGGCGCGGTTAACCGGACGCTGAATCAATTGCAGCGGGTGTTTCTGCTGCGCAATTGCACCGATGCCGTTTTCGAAAGCCGGACCCGGCCTTGCCTGCTGTTTCAGATCAAGCGGTGCAGCGCGCCCTGTGTCGGCAAGATTTCCGAAGGTGAT contains the following coding sequences:
- a CDS encoding SDR family oxidoreductase; translation: MSVGLITGSAKRLGRAMALQLSEEGLDIAIHCHSSGTEAEETAQAVRAMGVRAEIFAADLLDLDAVEGLVPTVAQRMGQVSVLVNNASIFEHDTVHTATRDGWDQHIGSNLRAPFILSQAFAAQAPQVDNLGAEPLATGLIVNMVDQRVLKPTPEFITYAIAKAGLWEMTKMLAQALAPAIRVNAIGPGPTLQGARQSAADFAQQRGATILQRGADPGDVAQALRYLLGAKAITGQLICVDGGQHLAWQTPDLQGSE
- a CDS encoding calcium/sodium antiporter encodes the protein MIVDLLFIVAGLALLVVGGDFLVRGAVALALRLGIAPVIVGLTVLAFGTSAPELIVSVAAAIGGQPGIALGNAVGSNIANVLLILGATAVIAPALSHDDELKVSWVYAVTASILLIVLCLLGPLVWWHGAILLAGLTATLYLQIKRAKTRTGDAPEVQDEHAAPRSIAIWLLIGLVALPIGAQLLVEGASDIARGFGISDAVIGLTLVAIGTSLPELAASVASALRGRADMALGNVIGSNLFNILAILGITAFFGPLDVPAQMLHFDLWFMLAVTLVIGPFLLRHIAVGRVAGAGLLTTYALYTLWLLAA